Proteins from a genomic interval of Lysobacter arenosi:
- a CDS encoding sulfite exporter TauE/SafE family protein: protein MPIDWLTLGAALLSGLLGGVHCAAMCGGIATGFSATSSGHPARVALEANLGRVGGYVIAGAIAGGLGHGIVEVARIEGLAMALRMLVGVVLVIVALRLFDRQGRLAFLSRPGNRLWQLLRPLQQRLLPADTRARRLGLALLWGWLPCGLSTTLLVAAWLQASAINGALTMAAFGLGTLPVMLPLTMSGARLGRWLQTRWRNAAAALVLAAGVLTLAAPWLMRVPALHTLLAALGCGSLPA, encoded by the coding sequence ATGCCGATTGACTGGCTGACCCTCGGCGCGGCCCTGCTCAGCGGCCTGCTGGGCGGCGTGCATTGCGCCGCAATGTGCGGCGGCATCGCCACCGGGTTCTCGGCGACGTCGAGCGGCCACCCCGCACGCGTCGCACTGGAAGCCAACCTCGGCCGAGTCGGCGGCTACGTCATCGCCGGGGCGATCGCAGGCGGCCTGGGCCACGGCATCGTCGAGGTGGCAAGGATCGAAGGCTTGGCCATGGCCTTGCGCATGCTGGTCGGCGTGGTGCTGGTGATCGTGGCGCTGCGTCTGTTCGATCGACAGGGACGGCTGGCCTTCCTGTCGCGACCGGGCAACCGGCTATGGCAGCTGCTGCGGCCCCTGCAGCAGCGCCTGTTGCCGGCCGATACACGCGCACGCCGGCTCGGCCTGGCGTTGCTGTGGGGCTGGCTGCCGTGCGGCCTGAGCACGACGTTGCTGGTGGCGGCATGGCTGCAGGCGAGCGCGATCAACGGCGCATTGACGATGGCGGCGTTCGGCCTGGGCACGTTGCCGGTGATGCTGCCGCTGACCATGAGCGGTGCGCGCCTGGGTCGCTGGCTGCAGACACGCTGGCGCAATGCCGCCGCCGCACTGGTGCTGGCTGCGGGCGTGCTGACACTGGCGGCGCCCTGGCTGATGCGTGTGCCTGCGTTGCATACGCTGCTGGCAGCGCTGGGCTGCGGCAGTTTGCCGGCCTGA
- a CDS encoding outer membrane beta-barrel protein, translating into MSKNKMLSRALIAVLAGAAAFGAQAADKGFYAGAGVGQSYVDEGNYDDEDTAFSLFGGYQFNRYFGLEAGYADFGKLEPRGNGRDLEASSVYLTAVGTVPITDKFSAYAKAGFQRWDLDAAIPSVVGNSDDSGTDPTYGVGVQYRFTDHIALRGEYSRFEIEDTDLDLAQVQVRYDF; encoded by the coding sequence ATGAGCAAGAACAAGATGCTTTCCCGTGCCCTCATCGCCGTCCTCGCCGGTGCCGCCGCATTCGGCGCACAGGCCGCCGACAAGGGTTTCTACGCCGGTGCCGGCGTCGGTCAGTCGTATGTCGATGAAGGCAACTACGACGACGAGGACACCGCGTTCTCTCTGTTCGGCGGTTATCAGTTCAATCGCTACTTCGGCCTCGAGGCCGGCTACGCCGACTTCGGCAAGCTCGAGCCGCGCGGCAATGGCCGCGATCTCGAAGCCAGTTCGGTCTACCTGACCGCGGTCGGCACGGTGCCGATCACCGACAAGTTCTCTGCTTACGCCAAGGCCGGTTTCCAGCGCTGGGACCTCGACGCGGCGATTCCGAGCGTCGTCGGCAATTCCGATGACAGTGGCACCGACCCGACCTACGGTGTCGGCGTGCAGTACCGTTTCACCGACCACATCGCCCTGCGTGGCGAGTACAGCCGCTTCGAGATCGAAGACACCGACCTCGACCTGGCGCAGGTCCAGGTCCGCTACGACTTCTGA
- a CDS encoding APC family permease, protein MDQQAAARPTTTLRAVSRWQIVGLSINDVIGSGIYLLPAAAAALLGPASLWAVLLAGFAVSLLVLCYAQAASYFDGPGGGYLYAREAFGPFIGFEVGWMLLLTRLATAAALSNGLAAAVTHYWPAAATGLPRIAIVTGSLGLLVMINVIGVRAAARTGVVLAIGKLLPLLLFVAIGAFHVDAALASPANAPISTKTLAEAALLLLFAYAGFENLPAAAGEYRNPRRDVPFALLTMIATVTLVYASVQWVALGTLPGLASSSTPLAQAAAGFSGETLALLMTVGASISILGTTSNTVMMAPRYLLALASDGYGPRSLAAIHPRLHTPAVAVVVIGVISLALALSGSFVQLALLSVVSRLCTYIGTACSVLVLRKRHGHHEGALQLPGGPLIPLAAIALSLGLLASASIANLVAAAVALLVGAVVYMFRRTSETGSTA, encoded by the coding sequence TTGGACCAGCAGGCAGCGGCACGTCCTACCACCACGCTGCGTGCGGTCAGCCGCTGGCAGATCGTCGGACTCTCGATCAACGACGTGATCGGCAGCGGCATCTACCTGCTGCCCGCCGCTGCGGCGGCACTGCTGGGGCCTGCGAGTCTCTGGGCCGTGCTGCTGGCCGGGTTCGCGGTCAGCCTGCTGGTGCTGTGCTATGCCCAGGCCGCGAGCTATTTCGACGGGCCCGGCGGCGGCTATCTCTATGCACGCGAAGCCTTCGGACCCTTCATCGGATTCGAAGTCGGCTGGATGCTGCTGCTCACCCGCCTGGCCACCGCCGCCGCGCTCAGCAACGGCCTGGCCGCGGCGGTCACCCACTACTGGCCCGCGGCCGCGACGGGGCTGCCGCGGATAGCCATCGTCACCGGCTCGCTCGGCCTGCTGGTGATGATCAACGTGATCGGCGTGCGCGCCGCGGCCCGCACCGGCGTGGTCCTGGCGATCGGCAAACTGCTGCCGCTGCTGCTGTTCGTCGCGATCGGCGCCTTCCATGTCGATGCCGCGCTGGCCTCGCCGGCCAACGCTCCCATCTCGACCAAGACACTGGCCGAAGCGGCACTGCTGTTGCTGTTCGCCTACGCCGGTTTCGAGAACCTGCCGGCCGCCGCCGGCGAGTACCGCAATCCGCGACGTGACGTCCCGTTCGCCCTGCTGACCATGATCGCCACGGTCACCCTGGTCTACGCCAGCGTGCAATGGGTGGCACTGGGCACGCTGCCCGGCCTTGCCAGCTCCTCGACGCCGCTGGCGCAGGCGGCCGCCGGCTTCAGTGGTGAAACCCTGGCGCTGCTGATGACGGTCGGCGCGAGCATCTCCATCCTCGGCACCACCAGCAACACGGTGATGATGGCGCCGCGCTACCTCCTGGCGCTGGCAAGCGACGGCTACGGCCCGCGCTCACTGGCCGCGATCCATCCGCGCCTGCACACACCCGCGGTCGCGGTGGTGGTGATCGGCGTGATCTCGCTCGCGCTGGCACTGTCGGGTTCGTTCGTGCAGCTGGCACTGCTGTCGGTGGTATCACGGCTGTGCACCTACATCGGCACGGCCTGTTCCGTGCTGGTGCTGCGCAAGCGCCACGGCCACCACGAGGGCGCACTGCAACTGCCCGGAGGGCCGCTGATACCGCTCGCGGCGATTGCCCTCAGTCTTGGCCTGCTCGCCAGTGCGAGCATCGCCAACCTGGTGGCCGCCGCAGTCGCGCTGCTGGTCGGCGCAGTGGTCTACATGTTCCGCCGCACGTCGGAGACCGGGTCAACGGCCTGA
- a CDS encoding N-acetylmuramoyl-L-alanine amidase — translation MKSVTAAIVMALTITACASAPPAARTPQQPEWHPSPNYDVRSAQMIIIHQTEMESAEAALLTLQTRNSGGRVSAHYLIGKDGRLYQLVAESSRAWHAGASRWGGVADLNSSSIGIELDNDGVAPFSTAQIDTLLQLLGDISARLDIPRHLIIGHGDIAPARKRDPSPLFPWQRLAEAGYGLWPRAPLAPVPAGFDPWAALRLVGYDLRDPAAAVRAFHRHYRGNEDEQWLPGDAEILHDLQLQLMEMPPAQAVDPVSDVRRNM, via the coding sequence ATGAAGTCAGTCACCGCGGCCATTGTCATGGCGTTGACGATCACCGCTTGCGCCAGCGCGCCGCCGGCTGCGCGCACGCCGCAGCAGCCCGAGTGGCATCCATCGCCCAACTACGACGTCCGCAGCGCGCAGATGATCATCATCCACCAGACCGAGATGGAGTCGGCCGAGGCGGCGCTGCTGACCCTGCAGACGCGCAACTCCGGCGGTCGCGTCAGTGCCCATTACCTGATCGGCAAGGACGGTCGCCTCTACCAGCTGGTGGCCGAGTCCTCGCGCGCCTGGCATGCCGGTGCATCGCGCTGGGGCGGCGTGGCCGACCTCAACTCCAGTTCGATCGGCATCGAGCTGGACAACGACGGCGTCGCACCGTTCAGCACCGCCCAGATCGACACGCTGCTGCAATTGCTGGGCGACATCAGCGCGCGCCTGGATATTCCGCGCCATCTCATCATCGGCCACGGCGACATCGCGCCGGCGCGAAAGCGCGATCCCAGCCCGCTGTTCCCATGGCAGCGCCTGGCCGAGGCCGGCTATGGCCTGTGGCCACGAGCACCGCTGGCGCCGGTCCCTGCCGGCTTCGATCCGTGGGCCGCGTTGCGCCTGGTCGGTTACGACCTGCGCGACCCGGCAGCAGCCGTGCGTGCGTTCCACCGTCACTACCGTGGCAACGAAGACGAGCAGTGGCTGCCGGGTGACGCCGAGATCCTTCACGACCTGCAACTCCAGCTGATGGAGATGCCGCCTGCTCAGGCCGTTGACCCGGTCTCCGACGTGCGGCGGAACATGTAG
- the gnd gene encoding phosphogluconate dehydrogenase (NAD(+)-dependent, decarboxylating), translating into MELGMIGLGRMGANMAERLVRNGHRVVGFDPGAPAREQAATRGIEAVASQAELIAALPSPRALWLMVPAGDPVDRSIDELLPQLSAGDTIIDGGNSNYKDSMRRAQRLSAHGIAWIDCGTSGGVWGLAEGYSLMIGGDEAAVERLRPIFSALAPTPDTGWGRVGPSGAGHFAKMVHNGIEYGMMQAYAEGFAIMQRKSDFGLDLGQVAQIWRHGSVVRSWLLDLSAGALERNPQLDGIAPYVADSGEGRWTVAEAIDLDVSAPVITLSLLERLRSREDDSFADKLLAAMRNEFGGHAIRKS; encoded by the coding sequence ATGGAACTTGGCATGATTGGACTGGGCCGGATGGGCGCCAACATGGCCGAACGGCTGGTGCGCAACGGCCATCGCGTCGTCGGCTTCGACCCGGGCGCGCCTGCGCGCGAGCAGGCGGCCACGCGCGGCATCGAAGCGGTGGCGTCGCAGGCGGAACTGATCGCCGCGCTGCCGTCACCACGCGCGCTGTGGCTGATGGTGCCTGCCGGCGACCCGGTCGATCGCAGCATCGATGAACTGCTGCCGCAGCTCAGCGCCGGCGACACGATCATCGACGGCGGAAATTCCAACTACAAGGATTCGATGCGGCGTGCGCAGCGGCTGTCCGCGCATGGCATCGCCTGGATCGACTGCGGCACCAGCGGTGGCGTGTGGGGCCTGGCCGAAGGCTACAGCCTGATGATCGGCGGCGACGAAGCGGCGGTCGAACGGTTGCGGCCGATCTTCAGCGCGCTGGCACCGACGCCCGATACCGGCTGGGGCAGGGTAGGCCCGAGCGGCGCCGGCCACTTCGCCAAGATGGTCCACAACGGCATCGAGTACGGAATGATGCAGGCCTATGCCGAAGGCTTCGCGATCATGCAGCGCAAAAGCGATTTCGGCCTCGACCTGGGACAGGTCGCGCAGATCTGGCGCCACGGCAGCGTGGTCCGTTCGTGGCTGCTCGACCTCAGCGCCGGCGCGCTCGAGCGCAACCCGCAGCTGGACGGCATCGCGCCCTACGTCGCCGACTCGGGCGAGGGGCGCTGGACGGTCGCCGAGGCCATCGACCTGGACGTGTCGGCACCGGTGATCACGCTGTCGCTGCTGGAGCGGTTGCGCTCGCGCGAGGACGACTCCTTCGCCGACAAGTTGCTGGCGGCCATGCGCAACGAGTTCGGCGGCCACGCCATCCGCAAGAGCTGA
- a CDS encoding winged helix DNA-binding domain-containing protein → MAIQPLSDRALNRALLARQGLLKRQRLAIPDMLHRVGGLQSQEPRDPHVALWSRLTGFSSDKLHAAAQRREIVRGSYLRSTIHTVASADFLAFRPLLQQVIDRELETAHWRSISGGFDPDRVEPLARALMAERAMSAQELGAALLAHFPEADKAGLGHWVRTRVPLAIVPSDDRWGYSRPPRFAPVEQWLQRPLTAAGMAELLLQGIAAIGPASSADLRSWSALRGIKPVLESLRPQLRVYRDGAGRELFDLPEAARPRAETPAPVRFLPEYDNVFLSHDDRARIIEPQHNQHFTQTANGRRLRAVLIDGFIRAGWSHACDKGRASIQVRMFERVDAGTRDEIATEAKALLRFLEPDAEDHEVELK, encoded by the coding sequence ATGGCGATACAACCCCTGAGTGACCGCGCACTCAATCGTGCCCTGCTGGCGAGGCAGGGATTGCTCAAGCGCCAACGCCTCGCCATCCCCGACATGCTCCATCGCGTCGGCGGACTGCAGTCGCAGGAGCCGCGCGATCCACACGTGGCGCTGTGGTCGCGCCTGACCGGCTTCAGCAGCGACAAACTGCACGCGGCCGCGCAGCGCCGCGAGATCGTGCGCGGAAGCTACCTGCGCTCGACCATCCACACCGTCGCCAGCGCCGACTTCCTGGCGTTCCGACCGTTGCTGCAACAGGTGATCGATCGCGAACTGGAGACCGCGCACTGGCGGTCGATCAGCGGCGGATTCGATCCCGATCGCGTCGAACCGTTGGCGCGCGCGCTGATGGCCGAACGGGCGATGAGCGCGCAGGAACTCGGGGCCGCCTTGCTGGCGCATTTTCCGGAGGCGGACAAGGCCGGGCTTGGCCATTGGGTGCGCACGCGCGTGCCGCTGGCGATCGTGCCGAGCGACGACCGATGGGGTTATTCGCGGCCGCCACGCTTCGCGCCGGTGGAACAATGGCTGCAACGCCCGCTGACGGCTGCCGGCATGGCTGAGCTGTTGTTGCAGGGCATCGCGGCAATCGGCCCGGCCAGCTCCGCCGACCTGCGCAGCTGGTCGGCGCTGCGCGGAATCAAGCCAGTGCTTGAGTCACTGCGTCCGCAGCTGCGCGTGTATCGCGACGGGGCCGGGCGCGAGCTGTTCGACCTGCCCGAGGCGGCCAGGCCGCGCGCGGAGACGCCAGCACCGGTGCGCTTCCTGCCCGAGTACGACAACGTCTTCCTGTCCCACGACGACCGCGCCCGCATCATCGAGCCGCAGCACAACCAGCACTTCACCCAGACGGCGAACGGTCGGCGCCTGCGCGCGGTGCTGATCGACGGCTTCATCCGCGCCGGCTGGTCACATGCCTGCGACAAGGGCCGGGCCAGCATCCAGGTGCGGATGTTCGAGCGCGTCGATGCCGGCACGCGTGACGAGATCGCGACCGAGGCAAAGGCGCTCTTGCGCTTCCTCGAGCCCGACGCGGAAGATCACGAGGTCGAACTGAAGTGA
- the ccoS gene encoding cbb3-type cytochrome oxidase assembly protein CcoS: MTILLLLVPLSLVLLGVAIWAFVWAVRRGQFDDLDTPAIDILREDAPPAAAKPPQESADAD, encoded by the coding sequence ATGACCATCCTGCTGCTGCTCGTCCCGCTCAGCCTGGTCCTGCTCGGCGTGGCGATCTGGGCGTTCGTGTGGGCCGTGCGGCGCGGTCAGTTCGACGACCTCGACACACCTGCCATCGACATCCTGCGCGAGGATGCGCCGCCTGCCGCAGCGAAACCACCGCAGGAAAGCGCGGATGCCGATTGA
- the fnr gene encoding fumarate/nitrate reduction transcriptional regulator Fnr: MNDAVDIDLARLRRSCAQCSLQQLCLPAGIDADELVRLDEIVRRRRTLARGERLFRIGDPLASVFVARDGAFKTVSISEDGEEQVIGFHLAGELIGLDALGEGAHRCEAVALETANVCDVPLDELSAVAAQLPSLQQQLLRVIGHSLNRDHDHMEMLVRRQANERIALFLHGLGERYRQIGQSPSALRLPMSREDVARFLGLALETVSRGFTRLQEDGVIAVHGRRVEILDLDLLERLAHGAESGDPKRQRSAS, from the coding sequence ATGAACGACGCTGTTGACATCGACTTGGCCCGGCTGCGCCGCAGCTGTGCGCAATGCTCGCTGCAGCAGCTGTGCCTTCCTGCCGGCATCGACGCAGACGAGCTGGTCCGCCTCGACGAGATCGTCCGCCGTCGCCGCACGCTCGCCCGCGGCGAGCGTCTGTTCCGCATTGGCGATCCGCTGGCCTCGGTCTTCGTCGCCCGCGATGGCGCCTTCAAGACCGTCAGCATCAGCGAAGACGGCGAAGAGCAGGTCATCGGATTCCATCTCGCCGGTGAACTGATCGGTCTCGATGCCCTCGGCGAAGGCGCGCACCGCTGCGAGGCAGTGGCACTGGAAACCGCCAACGTCTGCGACGTCCCGCTGGACGAGCTCAGTGCCGTGGCCGCGCAGCTGCCATCGTTGCAGCAGCAGCTCCTGCGCGTGATCGGGCACAGCCTCAATCGCGACCATGACCACATGGAGATGCTGGTCCGGCGCCAGGCCAACGAGCGCATCGCGCTGTTCCTGCATGGCCTGGGCGAGCGTTACCGCCAGATCGGGCAGTCACCGTCGGCACTGCGACTGCCGATGAGCCGCGAGGACGTCGCGCGCTTCCTCGGACTGGCACTGGAAACGGTCAGTCGCGGCTTCACCCGTTTGCAGGAAGATGGCGTGATCGCGGTGCACGGACGACGCGTCGAGATCCTCGACCTGGACCTGCTCGAACGACTCGCGCACGGCGCCGAGAGCGGCGATCCGAAGCGGCAGCGCAGCGCCTCGTAG
- a CDS encoding heavy metal translocating P-type ATPase, with translation MSVSQTALAPDDRRGVVRTGALASVCHHCGEALTAAGTVASGDHLFCCNGCAAAASWIQQAALEDYYRLRSVPAGRVDADAADFAGWDREVVLAEHSRIVPGGREITVLTDAMRCAACAWLVDRALHRIPGVLDAGANAVTGRIVVAWDPEKVALSALMSRLNALGYRPWLATGDAREQAQKQERRRWLIRLGVAGLGAIQAMMFAEALYLDTAGQMPLATRDFFRWITFLVSTPVVFYSGWPFLEGMWRELRGRRLGMDTLIASSTLLAYFASLVETVRGGPHVWYDAAVMFVLLLLVARMFEQRARRVASAQVDALARARPALATRERDDGRREQVALAELAVGDVVRVASGESVPADGVVLDHACGFDEALITGESVPVQRAPGATALAGSLCREQAARIRVTRVGNDTRLSQLTRLVEQAQGGRPALARVAERVASGFVLVLVPCALAVYAWWQQHDPARALEVTLALLVVSCPCALSLAIPTALTAAHGALARMGVLGLRGDALSALARVDRVVFDKTGTLSNGRPQLDTVGIFNGTDPDDALAIAAALERDSGHPLAHAFSDIHSDHRAEQLHSIPGHGIEARIGDAGWRLGRAEFAAGGEDDGALWLGRDGIAVARFTISEAMREDARAAVEALQAQGLQVELCSGDAHAPVRRFAAAIGIDTVRSRQTPEQKLTHVRDLQSRGDVVAMVGDGLNDAPVLAGADVSIAMAEGAALAQRAADFVVTSPSLLRIPEAIALARRTQVIVRQNLVWALGYNLLALPLAATGHVTPWIAAVGMALSSLLVTLNALRLGRRPVGGARP, from the coding sequence ATGAGCGTCTCGCAGACCGCGCTGGCTCCCGACGATCGCCGTGGCGTAGTCCGCACCGGCGCGCTTGCGTCCGTCTGCCACCACTGTGGCGAGGCGCTGACCGCAGCGGGCACGGTTGCCTCCGGCGACCACCTGTTCTGCTGCAACGGCTGCGCCGCGGCGGCAAGCTGGATCCAGCAGGCCGCGCTGGAGGACTACTACCGCCTGCGCAGCGTGCCGGCCGGCCGCGTCGATGCAGACGCCGCCGACTTCGCTGGGTGGGATCGCGAAGTTGTCCTCGCCGAGCACAGCCGCATCGTCCCCGGCGGACGCGAAATCACCGTGCTCACCGACGCGATGCGCTGCGCCGCCTGCGCGTGGCTGGTCGATCGCGCGTTGCACCGCATCCCCGGCGTGCTCGATGCCGGTGCCAACGCGGTCACCGGTCGGATAGTCGTGGCCTGGGACCCTGAGAAGGTTGCGCTGTCGGCGCTGATGTCGCGACTCAACGCCTTGGGCTACCGCCCATGGCTGGCTACCGGCGACGCTCGCGAACAGGCGCAGAAACAGGAGCGCCGGCGCTGGCTGATCCGCCTGGGCGTGGCTGGCCTGGGTGCGATCCAGGCGATGATGTTCGCCGAGGCGCTGTATCTGGACACGGCCGGACAAATGCCGCTGGCCACGCGCGACTTCTTCCGCTGGATCACCTTCCTCGTTTCGACGCCGGTGGTGTTCTACTCCGGCTGGCCGTTCCTGGAAGGCATGTGGCGCGAGCTGCGCGGCCGGCGCCTGGGCATGGACACGCTGATCGCGTCCTCGACGCTGCTGGCCTATTTCGCCAGCCTGGTAGAAACCGTCCGCGGCGGGCCCCACGTCTGGTACGACGCGGCGGTGATGTTCGTGCTGCTGTTGCTGGTCGCTCGCATGTTCGAGCAGCGCGCGCGGCGCGTCGCCAGTGCGCAGGTGGATGCACTGGCGCGGGCGCGGCCGGCGCTGGCCACGCGCGAGCGCGACGACGGCAGGCGCGAACAGGTGGCGCTGGCCGAGCTTGCCGTCGGCGACGTCGTCCGTGTCGCCTCGGGCGAATCGGTCCCGGCCGATGGCGTGGTACTCGACCACGCCTGCGGCTTCGACGAAGCGCTGATCACCGGAGAATCGGTGCCCGTGCAGCGTGCACCCGGCGCGACCGCGCTGGCCGGCAGCCTCTGCCGCGAGCAGGCCGCGCGCATCCGCGTGACCCGGGTCGGCAACGACACGCGCCTGTCGCAGCTGACGCGGCTGGTCGAACAGGCGCAAGGCGGACGTCCGGCGCTGGCACGCGTGGCCGAACGCGTGGCCAGTGGCTTCGTGCTGGTGCTGGTGCCATGCGCACTGGCCGTGTACGCGTGGTGGCAGCAGCACGATCCGGCACGCGCGCTCGAGGTGACGCTGGCCTTGCTGGTGGTCAGCTGCCCCTGCGCGCTGTCGCTGGCGATCCCGACCGCGCTGACAGCCGCGCACGGCGCGCTGGCGCGCATGGGCGTCCTGGGACTACGCGGGGATGCGCTGTCGGCGCTGGCCCGCGTCGATCGCGTCGTGTTCGACAAGACCGGCACGCTCAGCAACGGTCGCCCCCAGCTCGATACCGTCGGTATCTTCAACGGCACCGACCCCGACGATGCGCTGGCGATTGCCGCCGCGCTGGAACGCGACAGCGGCCATCCGCTGGCGCATGCCTTCTCCGACATCCACAGCGATCATCGCGCCGAGCAGCTGCACAGCATCCCCGGCCATGGCATCGAAGCGCGCATCGGCGATGCGGGCTGGCGCCTGGGTCGCGCCGAGTTCGCCGCCGGCGGCGAGGACGACGGCGCACTCTGGCTTGGCCGCGACGGCATCGCGGTCGCCCGCTTCACCATCAGCGAGGCCATGCGCGAGGATGCGCGCGCGGCAGTGGAAGCCTTGCAGGCGCAGGGATTGCAAGTCGAACTGTGCAGCGGCGATGCGCATGCGCCGGTGCGGCGCTTCGCCGCCGCGATCGGCATCGACACGGTGCGCTCACGGCAGACTCCGGAGCAGAAACTGACCCACGTTCGCGACCTGCAATCGCGCGGCGATGTCGTGGCGATGGTCGGCGACGGCCTCAACGATGCGCCGGTCCTGGCCGGGGCTGACGTCTCGATCGCGATGGCCGAAGGCGCGGCACTGGCGCAACGCGCGGCCGACTTCGTCGTCACCAGCCCGTCGCTGTTGCGCATTCCCGAGGCGATCGCACTTGCCCGCCGCACGCAGGTCATCGTCCGGCAGAACCTGGTGTGGGCGCTGGGCTACAACCTGCTGGCGCTGCCGCTGGCCGCGACCGGCCATGTCACGCCGTGGATCGCGGCGGTCGGCATGGCCTTGTCGTCGTTGCTGGTGACGCTCAACGCGTTGCGACTGGGCCGACGTCCGGTTGGCGGGGCACGGCCATGA